The following are from one region of the Methanospirillum hungatei genome:
- a CDS encoding ABC transporter ATP-binding protein produces the protein MKLEVLDLNFAYNGTPVLKDVSFSVNEKITAVIGPNGAGKSTLMSCIAGIQKPSGRVFLDDTDVSLMNEEIIATSISYLPQDAPSKAVISVLEAVLLGRLHTLRWKAYHEDLEIAYKTLTDLGIETLAKRSLNQLSGGQRQMVSIAQAIVKEPDILLMDEPTNSLDLQHQLELFDLIEEISDERNITTLVALHDLNLAARYADNIVVLNSGMVCSSGPPDEVLNCEMIESVYGVHADVSSDPDGYIHVCPKCSVKGRERKINRRENT, from the coding sequence GTGAAACTGGAAGTTTTAGATCTGAATTTTGCATATAATGGAACACCAGTTTTAAAGGATGTTTCATTTTCTGTAAACGAAAAAATAACTGCAGTCATTGGGCCTAATGGAGCAGGAAAATCAACTCTTATGAGTTGCATTGCAGGTATTCAAAAACCTTCAGGCAGGGTATTTCTAGATGATACAGACGTATCTTTGATGAATGAAGAGATTATTGCCACTTCTATCAGTTACCTACCACAAGATGCACCTTCAAAAGCGGTAATATCTGTCCTTGAAGCTGTTCTTTTGGGTCGTCTTCACACACTTCGATGGAAGGCTTATCATGAAGACCTCGAAATTGCATACAAAACTTTGACTGATTTGGGTATTGAAACTCTGGCAAAAAGATCTCTGAATCAACTTTCAGGCGGGCAACGACAGATGGTATCTATTGCTCAGGCAATAGTTAAAGAACCTGATATCCTGCTCATGGATGAGCCAACTAATTCATTGGATCTTCAGCATCAACTTGAACTATTTGATCTGATTGAGGAGATTTCTGATGAGCGGAACATTACTACACTTGTTGCCCTCCATGATTTGAATCTGGCAGCACGGTATGCAGATAATATTGTTGTATTAAACTCCGGGATGGTCTGTTCCAGTGGACCTCCGGATGAGGTGCTCAACTGTGAAATGATTGAATCCGTATACGGAGTGCATGCAGATGTTTCCTCTGATCCGGATGGATACATCCATGTATGTCCAAAATGCTCGGTAAAGGGTAGAGAAAGAAAAATAAACCGACGTGAAAACACATGA
- a CDS encoding class I SAM-dependent methyltransferase produces MNRSAVLKWEEMYDARLSMMNRDYMVDDWSKRSDDYSESRKTDNYRYGRSVHEILFKNGVVSPKTRMIEVGSGPGTFVIPFADKISHVTAVEPADGMKERIRENAKEAGLSNFDILSSIWQEVDVDGLSKSYNLTISSTVIWMFRDIVEQIRRMEKVSSGYCCLCAGIDSKTHTGDELWNALLGDKPRPTFPEYPLTYDILYEEGIHPEVRIIEHESRRSPENIMKMHQVFYNLFTDMNPDKEEIIRDHVMNHLENGQYVMRFKTAVIWWKARDM; encoded by the coding sequence ATGAACCGATCTGCTGTTTTGAAATGGGAGGAGATGTATGATGCCCGTCTCTCCATGATGAACCGGGATTACATGGTTGATGACTGGTCAAAACGATCAGATGATTATTCTGAATCCAGAAAAACTGATAATTACCGGTATGGAAGAAGTGTTCATGAAATCCTGTTTAAAAATGGCGTTGTATCTCCCAAGACCCGGATGATAGAAGTCGGGTCCGGTCCCGGAACTTTTGTCATTCCATTTGCAGACAAAATTTCGCACGTAACGGCAGTTGAGCCTGCTGATGGGATGAAAGAGAGAATTCGCGAAAATGCAAAAGAGGCCGGACTTTCAAATTTTGATATCCTCTCTTCAATCTGGCAGGAAGTGGATGTTGACGGACTGTCCAAATCATATAATCTGACGATTTCTTCCACGGTTATCTGGATGTTCCGAGACATTGTGGAACAAATAAGACGAATGGAAAAAGTCTCATCAGGATACTGCTGTCTTTGTGCCGGAATTGATTCGAAAACTCATACCGGGGATGAACTATGGAATGCATTATTAGGAGATAAACCACGACCTACATTTCCGGAGTATCCGCTGACTTATGATATTCTCTATGAAGAAGGCATCCACCCGGAGGTCAGGATAATTGAGCATGAAAGCAGGAGATCTCCGGAGAATATCATGAAAATGCACCAGGTATTTTACAATCTTTTCACTGACATGAATCCGGATAAAGAGGAGATAATCAGAGATCATGTGATGAACCATCTTGAAAATGGTCAGTATGTAATGCGATTTAAGACGGCTGTAATCTGGTGGAAAGCCAGGGATATGTAA
- a CDS encoding class I SAM-dependent methyltransferase: MNFLTDYEQDWAELCTNESKRCSPEYWNSRAEDYADFIVNSDFDHGRKILELFKKEGLINQDMHIMDIGSGPGAISIPFAEEVRAITAVEPADEMANQLLKQAALKSLLNISVIPHIWQEVNTGDLEKKIDMTICCHSVWHFPDLFTQIERMQQVSRGYCVLSHGVHTPDDSSQLIEKLGMPQDDEDRFILVKRILENRGIFPESSILPVKMRRTIGSARSMLILGLKKYREPEIQDLNLIEEHLMMNVKNGMYEREGKMGVLWWRVS, translated from the coding sequence ATGAATTTTTTAACAGATTATGAACAGGATTGGGCTGAACTGTGTACGAATGAAAGTAAACGATGCAGCCCGGAATACTGGAACAGTCGTGCAGAAGATTATGCTGATTTTATTGTGAATAGTGATTTTGATCATGGAAGAAAAATTCTCGAACTCTTCAAAAAAGAGGGACTAATAAATCAGGATATGCATATAATGGATATTGGTTCCGGGCCAGGTGCTATTTCCATACCTTTTGCTGAAGAGGTCCGGGCAATAACCGCTGTCGAACCTGCAGATGAGATGGCAAACCAACTGCTCAAGCAGGCAGCATTAAAATCACTATTAAATATATCAGTGATTCCACACATCTGGCAGGAAGTAAATACTGGAGACCTTGAGAAAAAAATTGACATGACAATCTGTTGTCATTCAGTATGGCATTTTCCAGACCTATTTACCCAGATAGAACGAATGCAGCAGGTGAGCAGAGGATATTGTGTTCTTTCCCATGGTGTACATACTCCGGATGATTCTTCACAACTCATTGAAAAACTTGGCATGCCCCAGGATGATGAAGACCGATTTATCCTGGTAAAGAGAATTCTGGAAAATAGAGGGATTTTTCCAGAGTCGAGTATTCTTCCGGTTAAAATGCGAAGAACAATAGGTTCCGCACGATCCATGTTAATTCTTGGTCTGAAAAAATACCGTGAGCCTGAAATACAAGATCTGAATCTTATCGAAGAACATCTTATGATGAATGTAAAAAATGGCATGTATGAGCGGGAAGGAAAAATGGGTGTTCTCTGGTGGAGGGTTTCATGA
- a CDS encoding FecCD family ABC transporter permease: MNEIKKPVSSEAVWLYNEITAHKFLIILALIFAVIISFLIDVLSGPAWLTVPEIITALISPEKDTNYFIVWVIRLPMAIMAVFVGAALGVAGAQMQTILDNPLASPYTLGVSAAAGFGAALAIVLGVGVLPLGIEFLVPINAFFFSMVCCVSIYLIAWRKKGTTETLVLAGIALLFLFNALTTMLEYVSSQEDLQAVVFWLFGSMAKATWSKAAIVGIVILIVLPFFLKDAWKLTAIRLGDTKAKSLGIHVEKLRIKTLILVSFLTSIAVCFVGIIGFIGLVAPHISRMLVGEDQRYYLPASLLSGALLLSASSIVSKLVIPGAIFPIGIATSCIGVPFFLYLILRRRSEFW, encoded by the coding sequence ATGAATGAAATTAAAAAACCGGTTTCCAGTGAAGCAGTATGGCTCTATAATGAGATTACTGCTCACAAATTTTTAATTATTCTTGCTCTTATTTTTGCGGTTATAATTTCTTTTCTGATTGATGTCTTAAGTGGACCAGCCTGGCTGACAGTGCCAGAGATCATTACTGCATTGATATCTCCTGAAAAGGATACCAATTATTTCATTGTTTGGGTAATCAGACTTCCGATGGCCATTATGGCAGTATTTGTAGGAGCAGCACTTGGAGTTGCAGGAGCTCAAATGCAAACAATACTTGACAATCCACTTGCAAGTCCCTATACACTCGGAGTATCAGCTGCAGCAGGATTTGGAGCAGCTCTTGCGATTGTTTTGGGTGTAGGTGTTTTGCCCCTTGGAATTGAATTTTTAGTTCCAATAAATGCGTTCTTTTTTTCCATGGTTTGTTGTGTTTCAATATATCTGATAGCATGGAGAAAAAAAGGGACAACAGAAACACTAGTTCTTGCTGGGATTGCTCTATTATTTTTATTCAATGCGTTGACGACAATGCTTGAATATGTCTCATCACAGGAGGATCTTCAGGCAGTAGTGTTTTGGTTATTTGGCAGTATGGCAAAAGCTACATGGTCGAAAGCTGCAATTGTTGGAATAGTCATACTCATTGTCCTTCCCTTCTTTTTGAAAGATGCATGGAAATTAACTGCAATTCGTCTTGGAGACACAAAAGCTAAAAGCCTTGGCATTCATGTGGAAAAACTCCGGATAAAAACCCTCATCCTTGTATCATTTCTAACATCAATTGCAGTATGTTTTGTCGGAATTATCGGATTTATTGGATTAGTTGCTCCTCATATTTCACGAATGCTTGTTGGAGAAGATCAGAGATACTATCTTCCTGCATCTCTTCTTTCCGGGGCACTTCTATTATCAGCTTCTTCAATCGTGAGTAAACTAGTAATTCCTGGGGCAATATTCCCGATTGGTATTGCTACCTCCTGTATTGGAGTTCCCTTTTTCCTGTACTTAATATTACGAAGAAGGAGTGAATTCTGGTGA
- a CDS encoding class I SAM-dependent methyltransferase has product MENISQDQVIRNYKQEIEEYWTKDCSFYDNYPEHGLTKKEEELWEEFLHTEIGNKPLKILDVGTGTGSISLILSKLGHDVTGIDLSPGMLSVCERKAGERGLTLDLHVGDAEALPFPDNNFDMITSRWVLWTLLQPEIAINEWKRVIKPGGKILAFDVKTHDYGNITMMNKFRQFISKKLISIQDGRKPDSYSYKQEITDSLPLSYRTPDCFDKQVLLFKNADLREILVKMVKPLTVMQHEKLDKPWRYKIGRRKYGDWHCISGKKTE; this is encoded by the coding sequence ATGGAAAATATTTCACAGGACCAAGTTATCCGGAATTACAAACAGGAGATCGAAGAATACTGGACAAAAGATTGTTCATTTTATGATAATTATCCGGAGCATGGCCTTACAAAAAAAGAAGAGGAGTTGTGGGAGGAGTTTCTCCATACAGAAATTGGGAACAAACCACTTAAAATTCTGGATGTAGGGACAGGAACCGGTTCTATCTCACTAATTCTTTCTAAATTAGGTCATGATGTAACAGGTATTGATCTTTCTCCGGGAATGCTTTCAGTTTGTGAAAGAAAAGCAGGGGAGAGGGGTCTTACCCTGGATCTTCATGTGGGAGATGCTGAAGCATTACCATTTCCGGACAATAATTTTGATATGATAACCAGCAGATGGGTACTCTGGACTCTTCTGCAACCTGAAATTGCTATCAACGAGTGGAAACGGGTGATTAAACCCGGAGGAAAAATCCTTGCTTTTGATGTTAAAACTCATGATTATGGCAACATCACCATGATGAATAAATTCAGACAATTTATTTCCAAAAAGTTAATATCCATTCAGGACGGGCGAAAGCCTGATAGTTACTCATATAAACAGGAGATTACTGATTCTCTGCCCCTTTCTTACCGGACTCCTGATTGTTTTGATAAACAGGTATTATTATTCAAGAATGCTGATCTCCGGGAAATTTTAGTAAAGATGGTCAAACCATTGACCGTAATGCAGCATGAAAAACTCGATAAACCTTGGAGATATAAGATCGGAAGGAGAAAATATGGCGACTGGCATTGTATTTCCGGGAAGAAAACAGAGTGA